The genomic window TCACAGACTTCTCACGACTGTTTGCATTGATTCCACTGTTTCACTGCACTACCGCATTATATCGATACAGATGTGGTAACTGCTAAGAAATTGCGAGTAACGATACCAATTTACACGGTAGAATGGGATCCGCTCGACCGAGTACGTCAAGCCTGGCGGAAGTACTCGACCGCATCCTCGACAAGGGGATTGTCGTTGATCTTCGGGCTCGCCTCTCGCTTGTGGGGATCGAGATGGTTACTGTTGAGGTTCGCGTCACTGTTGGCTCGGTCGATACCTTCCTTCACTACGCGAGCGAGATTGCAGAAATCGAAGCCGTCGAGTGAGATACCATCCAGTTACAAGCGGAGCGCGAGCTCCTCTTCAACTCGACGACGCGCCGTTAGACAGCGCTCAAGCACTGTCGTTCCATCTGCCAAGATTGGATACGTAACGTCCAATGATCGATACAAATACTCTTGCAGATCACCGACCTCGTCAGTACGAGGGAGGGATGTATGCCCGTCCGTTCGCTGTGTTTGTCGCTCCTCTACGAGGTGTTCACACGTAGAGATACGCTTGGTGAGCTGTTGGTGTGTTTCCCAGAGGTCGTCGACTGATTGCTGATGGCGCGGTTGGTCAGTGATCTGTTCATACTGCTCACCAATGGTTGCAAGCGTCTGGTATGCGTCTTCCAGTGTCGCCTCTTCTTCATCCAGCCGGGTGCTGAATGCAGTCCGGCGTGCACTTGCTGCTGTCGCCGCCTGCACTACGACGTGTTGTAGAGACGAAGTAAGCTGCGCGTTTGTCATGATCGCAGCCGTGAGATCCTCACCAAACTCGATTGTCATATCCTGTACGAGTGGGTCACCATACTCCTCATCGTAATGAGGGGTGTTCATGACCGTGTCTCGGTAGGCCTGCTGAATATCGTCCAGCCCTTCAACTGTCGATGACGCAGAGTGTCGATCGATCGAAGGGGAGAATTCTTGGCTGGGAGGGGGAGTCTTTGAGACTGTAGATGAAGGGTCAAGATCCGCAACACACTCCCGAAACTGCTTGAACGCATCTCGCTCAGCGAGTATGCGTTCGTGCTCTGTTTGTACCATCTCACGTGCGCTGGGAATCCAGGCGATAACCGACGAGGACAGCCCGACCGTTCCTATTCGCCGTGAGTGGAATAGTTCTGGTAGCTGGATTGAGGATAGCTTGGTCGGTGAGCCGACAAGAGCAAGGATGGTAGACAGTCTGGATGGCAGAACCGTCTCTATGAGTGCCGGATCGCCGATATAGATGAGCGATCCAGTAGCAAGGACGCCAACGAGAATACCACGTAGAATAGCAATCCGCCGCGATGCGGATACCGTTCTCATGTAGATGGGAGCTATGCAGCGCTAGAAAATAACTCTCGTGGCAGAATTGTACTGGAGGGCACGTCCCCACCGGTCGGCGCGAACCCGCGATCTCACAAGGCGTCGCTAATCCGGGACAATCAACCCTCTGATGCATTGGTTGACCACTAGAGCCCTCTCTCTGCAATACCAACCCCCAGACGACCGGGAACGGAGTCCAACAGCCATACCAGCACCCAATGGGCCTTCAGCGGTCGCACTAAACCGCTAGTTCAGTGGAACGGTAAGCAGCCACGCTTAAGGATGAGAAGGGAGTCACGACCGGTGAGTGGAGAGGGGGCCTTGTGACCCAGTCGTGAACGCCCCTTATAAATATCGTATGCCCCAGATTATCAACATCATGGTCCGTGTGAGATATCTGTCGCGCCTTGTGCAACAAACGGCGTTTCGGAAGGGAGATTGTGGTCAGTGAGGCCATCTAACCTTGTGCAACATAGAGGCGTCTTTGCTTGAGGTTTCCAGGTTACAAAGAGCGATCTCCTCAGAGTGAACCGTGCATTTCTGGGAGGAGCCGTTTCTCTAACTTCAGATGTGACATTGCAATCTGTAAACCTCAATGCATGAACACGTTGCACAAGGGACAGGCAAGTTATACAATACAGAGAATACTACCAGTAGTAGCTGACATCACTATTCTGGAGGACTTAGATACTGGCGAGTACTTCACTGTAGAGGTGAATGGGAATTTTGCTCGTTTGGACTACTGAGGTTCA from Halalkalicoccus sp. CG83 includes these protein-coding regions:
- the gvpJ gene encoding gas vesicle protein GvpJ, which gives rise to MGSARPSTSSLAEVLDRILDKGIVVDLRARLSLVGIEMVTVEVRVTVGSVDTFLHYASEIAEIEAVE
- a CDS encoding DUF7260 family protein, whose amino-acid sequence is MRTVSASRRIAILRGILVGVLATGSLIYIGDPALIETVLPSRLSTILALVGSPTKLSSIQLPELFHSRRIGTVGLSSSVIAWIPSAREMVQTEHERILAERDAFKQFRECVADLDPSSTVSKTPPPSQEFSPSIDRHSASSTVEGLDDIQQAYRDTVMNTPHYDEEYGDPLVQDMTIEFGEDLTAAIMTNAQLTSSLQHVVVQAATAASARRTAFSTRLDEEEATLEDAYQTLATIGEQYEQITDQPRHQQSVDDLWETHQQLTKRISTCEHLVEERQTQRTDGHTSLPRTDEVGDLQEYLYRSLDVTYPILADGTTVLERCLTARRRVEEELALRL